One part of the Solea solea chromosome 1, fSolSol10.1, whole genome shotgun sequence genome encodes these proteins:
- the sf3a2 gene encoding splicing factor 3A subunit 2, producing MDFQHRAGGKTGSGGVASASESNRDRRERLRQLALETIDINKDPYFMKNHLGSYECKLCLTLHNNEGSYLAHTQGKKHQTNLARRAAKEAKEAPAQPAPAKVKVEVKKFVKIGRPGYKVTKQRDPETGQQSLLFQIDYPEIAEGIGPRHRFMSAYEQRIEPPDRRWQYLLLAAEPYETIAFKVPSREIDKAENRFWTHWNRETKQFFLQFHFKMEKAIPQSTGPVPPAGVKRPPPLMSGPGSHLNDNMPPPPPGGMNVPPLPPGAPQMPMPPMPMRPPPPDVLSVN from the exons ATGGATTTCCAACATCGAGCTGGAGGGAAGACGGGCAGCGGCGGTGTCGCTTCTGCCTCGGAGAGTAACCGTGACCGAAGAGAGCGGTTACGTCAGCTGGCCCTGGAGACCATTGACATCAACAAAGATCCATATTTTATGAAGAATCATTTGGGGTCATATGAGTGCAAACTTTGTCTGACACTTCACAACAACGAG GGCAGTTACTTGGCCcacacacaaggaaagaaaCATCAGACCAACTT AGCACGGAGAGCAGCCAAAGAGGCAAAGGAAGCTCCTGCTCAGCCAGCTCCAGCCAAAGTCAAAGTTGAGGTCAAAAAGTTTGTCAAAATTGGTCGACCAGGATACAAAG TCACCAAACAGAGAGACCCTGAAACAGGACAGCAGTCTTTACTTTTCCAG ATTGACTATCCAGAGATTGCCGAAGGAATTGGGCCCAGGCACCGTTTCATGTCTGCTTATGAACAGCGCATTGAGCCACCTGACCGTCGCTGGCAGTACCTGCTGCTTGCTGCTGAGCCATACGAGACTATCGCCTTCAAA GTCCCCAGTAGAGAAATTGATAAGGCAGAAAACCGATTTTGGACCCATTGGAACAGAGAAACGAAACAG TTTTTCCTGcagtttcatttcaaaatggaGAAAGCTATACCCCAGTCCACTGGACCAGTACCTCCTGCAGGTGTGAAGCGGCCCCCACCTCTAATGAGTGGACCTGGATCTCACCTAAATGATAATatgccccctcccccaccaGGAGGGATGAATGTTCCCCCTCTCCCACCTGGTGCCCCACAGATGCCCATGCCCCCGATGCCAATGAGGCCACCACCTCCTGATGTACTTTCAGTTAACTGA